The following are encoded together in the Populus trichocarpa isolate Nisqually-1 chromosome 5, P.trichocarpa_v4.1, whole genome shotgun sequence genome:
- the LOC18109784 gene encoding isovalerate--CoA ligase CCL2, translating into MNLFFKNHKHLTRLPSTFNRFVSSNSSKQPRALFSSFASDLLEPDSWKSMEGLVRCKANYAPLSPISFLERSATVYRDRTSVVYGSLKFTWAETHQRCLKLASALSQLGISRGDVVAALAPNVPAMYELHFAVPMAGAVFCTLNTRHDSNMVSILLKHSEAKIIFVDHQLLDIARGALDLLEKTGTKPPMVVLISESDVSSPTGFSSSSYEYESLLANGHSGFEIRQPESEWDPISVNYTSGTTSRPKGVVYSHRGAYLNTLATLFLHGIGTTPVYLWTVPMFHCNGWCLTWGMAAQGGANVCLRKVSPKDIFDSIDQHKVTHMAGAPTVLSMIVNSAVSDKKPLPHKVEIMTGGAPPPPQIFFKMEKLGFGVSHLYGLTETYGPGTYCSWKPEWDSLPLNERSKMKARQGVQHLGLEDVDVKDTFTMESVPADGKTIGEIMLRGNTVMSGYLKDSKATEDAFRGGWFRSGDLAVKHSDGYIEVKDRAKDIVITGGENVCTLEVETVLYNHPAILEVAVVGRPDDLWGQTPCAFVKLREGFDVDAQDIIKFCRDRLPHYMAPKTVIFEDLPRNSTGKVQKFILREKAKALGSLFRSESQTTC; encoded by the exons ATGAATCTCTTCTTCAAGAACCATAAACACTTAACTCGCTTGCCATCCACTTTCAACAGATTCGTCAGTTCAAATTCAAGTAAACAACCTCGAGCACTGTTCTCAAGCTTTGCCAGTGATCTTCTTGAACCAGACTCATGGAAATCAATGGAGGGTCTTGTACGTTGCAAGGCAAATTATGCCCCTTTGTCTCCTATAAGCTTCTTGGAGCGATCAGCTACAGTTTATAGGGACAGAACTTCAGTTGTTTATGGTTCTTTGAAGTTTACATGGGCTGAAACTCATCAACGTTGCCTCAAACTTGCCTCTGCTTTATCCCAGTTGGGAATTTCTCGTGGTGATGTG GTTGCTGCTCTGGCCCCTAATGTTCCAGCAATGTATGAGCTGCACTTTGCAGTTCCAATGGCTGGAGCAGTTTTTTGTACTCTTAATACTCGCCATGACTCGAATATGGTGTCTATCCTACTGAAACATTCGGAGGCAAAGATTATTTTCGTGGACCACCAGTTACTTGATATTGCCAGAGGAGCGCTTGATCTTCTAGAAAAGACAGGGACAAAACCACCTATGGTGGTCTTGATTTCTGAATCTGATGTTTCTTCTCCCACTGGCTTCAGTTCAAGTAGTTACGAGTATGAAAGCCTCTTGGCAAATGGACACAGTGGATTTGAGATCAGGCAACCGGAAAGCGAATGGGATCCTATCAGTGTAAATTATACTTCTGGCACAACGTCAAGGCCCAAAGGAGTTGTTTATAGTCACAGGGGAGCATATCTCAACACCCTTGCGACGCTTTTCCTCCATGGCATTGGTACAACGCCTGTTTACCTTTGGACTGTGCCCATGTTTCATTGCAATGGATGGTGCCTCACTTGGGGTATGGCAGCACAGGGTGGTGCTAACGTATGCCTGAGAAAAGTCTCTCCAAAAGACATATTTGACAGCATTGATCAGCACAAGGTGACACACATGGCAGGAGCACCGACTGTCTTGAGCATGATTGTGAATTCAGCAGTTAGTGACAAAAAACCCCTTCCTCACAAAGTGGAAATTATGACAGGGGGTGCACCACCACCCCCTCAAATCTTTTTCAAGATGGAAAAGTTAGGTTTTGGTGTATCTCATTTGTATGGCCTTACAGAAACTTATGGTCCAGGGACTTATTGCTCATGGAAACCTGAATGGGATTCACTTCCTCTCAATGAGAGATCAAAGATGAAAGCTCGACAAGGGGTACAGCATCTTGGATTGGAAGATGTTGACGTAAAGGATACTTTCACCATGGAAAGTGTACCAGCAGATGGTAAAACGATTGGAGAGATTATGCTCAGAGGAAACACTGTGATGAGTGGCTACCTAAAAGACTCGAAAGCAACTGAGGATGCTTTCAGAGGCGGCTGGTTTAGAAGTGGGGATCTTGCTGTGAAACATTCTGATGGATATATTGAAGTGAAGGACCGAGCAAAGGATATTGTGATTACTGGTGGAGAGAATGTATGCACACTTGAAGTAGAAACAGTTTTGTATAATCATCCAGCAATTCTCGAGGTCGCAGTTGTTGGGCGGCCAGATGACCTCTGGGGACAAACCCCTTGTGCATTTGTGAAGTTAAGAGAGGGATTTGACGTTGATGCTCAAGATATAATTAAGTTTTGCCGGGATCGTTTGCCACATTATATGGCTCCCAAAACTGTCATTTTTGAGGATTTGCCGAGAAACTCTACTGGAAAAGTGCAGAAGTTTATTCTGAGGGAGAAGGCAAAGGCATTGGGTAGCCTCTTTAGGTCAGAGTCACAAACCACCTGCTGA